A single region of the Maniola jurtina chromosome 6, ilManJurt1.1, whole genome shotgun sequence genome encodes:
- the LOC123865955 gene encoding uncharacterized protein LOC123865955 has translation MRTVEAHLLEEKMDEAVTHYINSHQAPESVHVDASTLALNVQEDAGGRVVTLMHPQNFSSQMCRQVSVGEAVGEGAWVEEFLDQEGRLAALVAHLSRASHHHSHSQHHKVSSVRGDVDASVILDTPMRMFNGQQLDQQSESIVVQVPPLPSLPPLQDMKRCPDTDWFSKDKTSLKDDSQILSEQDSQVLDIGAGASPAQNKQNRKSLPHKKRISRKLRRTAGNTTPQQDIVVINCNEEVPQEEILPDSFVTGVPHPEHLPEDAHHIAQEMRALFICQLCGEFYGEEQLKFYQHLKQHYEPHATIIIENPVPVPDLGIDKMTNTCIVDNVANLPDSIVELSLESTVPKTMYQPIDKHILYTSSDKTLNYTSNKVQYSVASMDKEVPESEKVDLYEPLEKLESVYYCTKCNKSFRKQKQCEAHIKEAHSNPKLDDMGEFSEPEDLMEGIHVAVDESGEPYEQTLLPHLTVENGHVHQEHVRNWYLRNGASPGAVSPLCACGGAGYCPACTHPSPPPLHPPIHPQNIPQTHSNNQPTQPAQTSQPTQTTHVSQTSQTQPIMHATSPTTSLVSSHSTSQVSHPQATHAANSQRTIEAKEEVLQRIFDANEEPSEGAFQDNEILGIQPELHIREENSAKGKDKKKPKSFECPHCCRVFQHRNSLLYHILMHSEKQQVCRECGKSFYTASALKIHVRVHSDDRPCKCEECGREFRQWSDLKYHKASIHSNKKNFKCEFCDKEFARRYSLNVHRRIHTGERNYKCDYCNKTFRASSYRLSHMRTHTGSKPYKCTQCEKCFRVAYDLRRHMLIHDKVRVRLDEHKGKTKDIKDKKPAVAIKLEHNPKAEPKSPESDDKKDEKLPILKSLLDKKQPKSKKSPKKPPNVTVQNKEGHFKVNIQEGYTRPEQYILSDFRQKETEDIIRLQERNEERDITNLRSLKTQQMCDVAENDKLVFNRENTDGKLQIFTQIEKNKDYNGPIVANSMSLNDIRGLEREVGRDVRELQGDGIETVLYERSIGRGLGIRQSVS, from the exons ATGAGAACCGTAGAAGCTCATCTTCTGGAAGAGAAGATGGACGAAGCCGTCACGCATTATATAAATTCCCACCAAGCCCCGGAG TCGGTCCACGTGGATGCGAGCACCCTGGCTCTCAATGTGCAGGAGGATGCGGGTGGCAGAGTGGTCACACTCATGCATCCACAGAACTTCTCCTCCCAAATGTGCAG GCAGGTCTCCGTGGGGGAGGCGGTGGGGGAGGGCGCGTGGGTGGAGGAGTTCCTGGACCAGGAGGGCCGCTTGGCAGCTCTGGTGGCGCACCTGTCTCGCGCCTCGCACCATCACTCGCATTCGCAACACCATAag GTATCTTCAGTGAGGGGCGATGTGGACGCTTCAGTCATCTTGGATACGCCAATGCGAATGTTCAATGGACAACAATTG GACCAGCAGTCTGAGTCGATCGTAGTCCAAGTACCACCGCTGCCCTCCCTGCCGCCGCTACAAGATATGAAGAGATGCCCCGACACTGACTGGTTTAGTAAGGACAAAACTAGTCTCAAG GATGATTCCCAAATCCTCAGTGAGCAAGACAGTCAAGTGCTAGACATCGGCGCTGGCGCATCTCCCGCGCAGAACAAGCAGAACAGAAAGAGTTTGCCGCACAAGAAGAGGATCTCGCGCAAGCTGCGACGCACCGCCGGCAACACCACGCCGCAACAG GACATTGTAGTTATAAACTGCAATGAAGAGGTCCCCCAGGAAGAAATCCTTCCCGACAGCTTCGTGACCGGAGTGCCTCACCCGGAACATCTGCCCGAAGACGCGCATCATATCGCTCAAGAG ATGCGCGCGCTATTCATCTGTCAGTTGTGTGGAGAGTTCTACGGAGAGGAACAACTGAAGTTCTACCAGCATCTTAAACAACACTACGAGCCACATGCCACGATTATCATCGAAAACCCCGTCCCCGTCCCAGATTTGGGCATAGACAag ATGACCAACACATGTATCGTAGACAACGTAGCCAACCTCCCAGACTCTATCGTCGAACTTTCGCTTGAAAGCACCGTACCAAAGACAATGTACCAACCCATAGACAAGCACATCCTCTATACGTCAAGCGATAAGACGCTCAACTACACTAGCAATAAAGTCCAATATTCCGTGGCGAGTATGGACAAGGAAGTACCTGAAAGTGAAAAGGTGGATTTGTATGAGCCACTGGAAAAGTTGGAGAGTGTGTATTACTGTACGAAGTGCAACAAATCATTTAGAAAGCAGAAACAATGTGAGGCGCATATAAAGGAAGCGCATTCCAATCCAAAG TTAGACGACATGGGTGAGTTCAGTGAGCCGGAGGATTTGATGGAGGGTATACACGTGGCGGTGGACGAGAGCGGCGAGCCGTACGAGCAGACGCTGTTGCCGCACCTCACGGTGGAGAATGGACACGTGCACCAGGAACACGTCAGGAACTG GTATCTACGCAACGGTGCAAGCCCCGGCGCCGTTTCGCCGCTTTGCGCTTGCGGGGGGGCTGGCTACTGCCCCGCCTGCACCCACCCCTCCCCACCGCCGCTACACCCTCCCATACACCCACAAAACATCCCGCAAACCCACTCCAACAACCAACCCACCCAACCCGCACAAACCTCCCAACCGACGCAAACCACCCATGTATCGCAGACGAGTCAGACCCAGCCCATCATGCACGCGACCAGTCCGACGACTAGTCTAGTGAGCAGTCACTCCACTAGTCAGGTGTCGCATCCGCAGGCGACACACGCTGCTAACAGTCAACGGACTATTGAAGCTAAAG AAGAAGTCCTCCAAAGGATATTCGACGCCAATGAAGAACCGTCAGAGGGTGCATTCCAAGACAACGAGATCCTTGGAATCCAACCAGAGTTACATATCAGAGAGGAAAATTCAGCCAAAGGGAAGGACAAGAAGAAACCCAAGTCCTTCGAATGTCCTCACTGCTGCCGGGTGTTCCAGCATCGGAACAGCTTACTGTACCACATCCTGATGCACAGTGAGAAGCAGCAAGTCTGTCGAGAGTGTGGGAAAAGTTTTTACACCGCCAGTGCCTTAAAG ATCCACGTACGCGTTCACAGTGACGACCGGCCGTGCAAGTGCGAGGAATGCGGCCGGGAGTTCCGCCAGTGGAGCGACCTCAAGTACCACAAAGCCTCTATACATTCCAATAAG AAAAACTTCAAATGCGAATTTTGCGACAAGGAATTCGCGCGGCGTTACTCGCTCAACGTGCACCGACGCATTCACACCGGAGAACGCAACTACAAGTGTGACTACTGCAATAAGACCTTCCGCGCCTCCTCCTACCGCCtcagtcacatgaggactcacacag GGAGCAAACCCTACAAATGTACACAGTGCGAAAAATGTTTCCGAGTTGCGTACGACTTGAGACGACACATGCTCATACATGACAAAGTGCGTGTTAGACTCGACGAGCATAAGGGCAAGACTAAAGATATCAAAGACAAGAAACCCGCCGTGGCCATCAAGCTAGAGCACAACCCCAAAGCAGAACCAAAATCACCCGAAAGCGACGACAAGAAAGACGAAAAACTACCCATACTTAAAAGTTTGCTCGACAAAAAACAGCCAAAATCCAAGAAGAGCCCGAAAAAACCACCCAACGTCACCGTCCAAAACAAAGAGGGACATTTCAAAGTTAACATTCAAGAAGGGTACACTAGGCCAGAACAGTATATTTTGAGCGATTTCAGACAAAAAGAGACGGAAGATATCATTAGGTTACAGGAGCGAAACGAAGAGCGAGACATAACTAATCTTAGGTCGTTAAAGACCCAGCAAATGTGCGATGTAGCTGAAAATGATAAACTAGTGTTTAATCGAGAAAATACGGATGGaaaattacaaatttttacccaaattgaaaaaaataaggaCTACAATGGACCTATAGTTGCTAATTCTATGTCTTTGAATGATATTAGGGGTTTAGAAAGAGAAGTGGGTAGAGATGTGAGGGAGCTACAAGGAGATGGAATAGAGACTGTGTT GTATGAAAGAAGTATTGGAAGAGGACTGGGTATCCGCCAGTCAGTTAGTTAG